A genome region from Chengkuizengella sp. SCS-71B includes the following:
- a CDS encoding ABC transporter permease — translation MEISALWNKRFKDFWTEVSPYLRFVFNGGLIAFAVISFSIGSIYYRRFIENPPVDFPIHLLLTVVLFWFIAYNPIRTYLREADLIYLVPAEHKMRSYFNKAILASFLVQCLVVILIWIVLFPLYLVTSDSNGLMFFVFLIVLLIIKWILMFGSWQVVHFKANSHRKVYSFFRWIISFSVLYVMFSYNLPKGMLFIALVLMTYIISIRLIPSYHINWDRLIHVEKQHKARIFSFLSWFVDVPQLPKRVKHRKMLSSSAEFVPFEKNNTFVFLYYLTWIRTDLFGIVARLIGVGMILIFFLTNDWMKYLFYIMVIYLSGVQLSSLRQYHKNMFWLYIYPLQNERRVEGALKNSFRIHLVIIIMMTIPFILTIANYIYGFILLVVSILLSYMYHQSLGKKMLKGKE, via the coding sequence ATGGAGATATCTGCTTTATGGAATAAAAGGTTTAAGGATTTTTGGACAGAGGTGTCCCCTTATTTAAGATTCGTATTCAATGGGGGACTGATTGCTTTTGCTGTTATTAGTTTTTCAATCGGAAGTATTTATTACAGGCGATTTATAGAAAATCCACCAGTTGATTTTCCAATTCATTTGTTGTTAACTGTTGTTTTATTTTGGTTCATTGCTTATAATCCAATTCGCACTTATTTAAGAGAGGCTGATTTGATTTATTTGGTACCAGCCGAACATAAAATGAGGTCTTATTTTAATAAAGCAATATTGGCTAGTTTTTTAGTTCAATGTTTAGTCGTAATTCTGATTTGGATAGTCCTTTTCCCTCTTTATTTAGTAACTAGTGATTCCAACGGTCTAATGTTTTTTGTATTTTTAATTGTATTATTAATTATCAAATGGATTTTGATGTTTGGATCATGGCAAGTGGTCCACTTCAAAGCTAACAGTCACAGGAAGGTATACTCTTTTTTTCGGTGGATCATTTCTTTCAGTGTTTTATATGTTATGTTCTCTTATAATTTACCTAAAGGAATGTTATTCATTGCCTTAGTTCTTATGACTTACATAATTTCTATTCGATTAATACCAAGTTATCATATAAATTGGGACAGGCTGATTCATGTTGAAAAACAGCACAAAGCTAGAATTTTTTCTTTTTTAAGCTGGTTTGTTGATGTTCCGCAACTTCCAAAACGAGTGAAGCATCGTAAAATGTTAAGCAGTAGTGCTGAATTTGTACCATTTGAAAAGAACAATACTTTTGTTTTCCTTTATTATTTAACATGGATTAGAACAGATTTATTCGGTATTGTTGCAAGATTGATTGGAGTAGGAATGATATTAATATTCTTTTTAACAAATGATTGGATGAAGTACCTTTTTTACATTATGGTAATCTATTTATCTGGTGTGCAATTATCCTCCTTAAGACAATACCATAAAAATATGTTCTGGTTATATATTTATCCTTTGCAAAATGAAAGGAGAGTAGAAGGGGCTTTAAAAAATTCATTTCGAATTCATCTTGTTATTATCATCATGATGACAATACCTTTTATTTTAACAATTGCAAATTATATATATGGGTTTATTTTACTAGTAGTTAGTATTTTATTGTCCTATATGTATCATCAATCTTTAGGTAAAAAGATGTTGAAAGGTAAAGAGTAG
- a CDS encoding IS4 family transposase, producing the protein MISKENFLFPIADYRTHKLTTIKSIKLFLASQIANWENYKQISRELRTSEALQQSLDLPSISPSQLSRRIRELPTEMLEALFFEMIGKVKSKTSIACSRVGPLRILDSTSLKLPATLANWAKINHKSTQVKIHMRVLSLPNGRVIPEKAIPSTGNVNDCETMDILVEDHDTIYVMDRGYVKYAQFDQWIEDNVRFVMRINEKHGVLRVEEELPVPPDTHIIRDAIIQLGSAYTQTEKSIRLVEFMDEKERKYRIATSCFDLSATEIADIYRQRWLIELFFKWLKQHLRLVKLYSYEPQGIWNQIFIVLIAYAIAMYIELGSRTKLSTWDVLQCLRTCWDKKWSVMLSELHLKPTRNSKGRQKVPRSVKPPPRLNTSVGIIKPKKR; encoded by the coding sequence TTGATTTCGAAGGAAAATTTCCTTTTTCCTATTGCAGACTATCGTACGCATAAGTTAACTACGATAAAAAGTATCAAGTTATTTCTAGCCTCTCAAATTGCGAATTGGGAAAATTATAAACAAATTTCAAGAGAATTACGTACCAGTGAAGCTCTTCAGCAAAGTCTAGATCTACCAAGTATTAGTCCGTCTCAACTCTCACGTCGAATAAGAGAACTACCTACAGAAATGTTAGAAGCGTTATTCTTTGAAATGATCGGTAAAGTAAAGTCTAAAACTTCTATCGCTTGTAGCAGAGTCGGCCCACTTCGGATTCTTGATTCTACTAGCTTGAAGCTTCCTGCTACTTTAGCTAATTGGGCGAAGATTAATCATAAATCGACCCAAGTCAAGATTCATATGCGTGTGCTTTCTCTTCCAAATGGAAGAGTCATTCCAGAAAAAGCGATCCCTTCAACAGGAAATGTGAATGATTGTGAAACCATGGATATCCTAGTGGAAGATCACGACACCATATACGTTATGGATCGTGGTTATGTAAAATACGCACAGTTCGATCAGTGGATCGAAGACAATGTTCGCTTCGTGATGCGTATTAATGAAAAGCATGGGGTTTTAAGGGTTGAGGAAGAACTGCCTGTTCCACCGGACACCCACATTATTCGGGACGCGATCATCCAATTAGGAAGTGCGTATACACAAACGGAAAAAAGCATAAGACTTGTAGAGTTTATGGATGAAAAAGAACGTAAATATAGAATAGCTACCTCTTGTTTTGACTTAAGTGCAACAGAGATTGCAGATATTTATCGTCAACGATGGCTTATTGAATTATTCTTTAAATGGTTGAAGCAACACCTACGTCTTGTAAAACTATACAGCTATGAACCTCAAGGAATTTGGAATCAAATTTTTATTGTACTCATCGCCTATGCAATTGCCATGTATATTGAGCTAGGAAGCAGAACTAAACTAAGTACCTGGGATGTACTACAATGTCTACGAACTTGTTGGGATAAAAAGTGGTCCGTTATGTTGAGTGAACTTCATCTGAAACCTACTCGAAACTCAAAGGGGAGACAGAAAGTGCCTCGATCGGTGAAACCACCTCCGAGATTAAATACATCGGTAGGTATCATCAAGCCAAAGAAAAGATAA